The Budorcas taxicolor isolate Tak-1 chromosome 2, Takin1.1, whole genome shotgun sequence genome window below encodes:
- the PSMG3 gene encoding proteasome assembly chaperone 3, protein MEGKPLLASKQKTAVVCGVPTQVVCTAFSSHILVVVTQLGKMGTLVSLEPSSVTGDIGKPVLTTKVLLGKDEPLVHVFAKNLVAFVSQEAGNRAVLLALAMKDKSMEAVKGLKEVIQTCQVW, encoded by the exons ATGGAAGGTAAACCATTGTTGGCATCCAAGCAGAAGACTGCAGTGGTGTGTGGAGTCCCCACTCAGGTGGTCTGCACAGCCTTCAGCAGTCACATCCTGGTGGTGGTAACCCAGCTGGGGAAGATGGGTACCTTGGTCTCCCTGGAACCCAGCAGTGTGACTGGTGACATCGGCAAGCCTGTGCTGACCACTAAAGTCCTCCTCGGGAAGGATGAG CCCCTCGTCCATGTCTTCGCAAAGAACCTGGTGGCGTTTGTGTCTCAAGAAGCTGGAAACAGAGCCGTTCTCCTCGCCCTGGCCATGAAGGACAAGAGCATGGAGGCGGTGAAGGGCCTGAAGGAGGTGATCCAGACGTGCCAGGTGTGGTGA